From Leptospira stimsonii, the proteins below share one genomic window:
- a CDS encoding HD domain-containing phosphohydrolase, with translation MIVEDSLIDLRLIQHHLEKDYETILVQDSNLAIQIARTHQPDLILMDIMMPQIGGVEVCRKLKNYPQTTDIPVIFITSIEDPKMETLGFKMGAVDFFKKPFSPPIFRARIKSHLELSRLLEIKSSRLEIIRRLVVASEYRDNETGNHILRMSKYCQVIADHYGLSAEEVEDIYNASAMHDVGKIGIPDSILRKNGRLTSEEFEVIKTHPAIGANIIGEHETGLLKVAREICIGHHEKWDGSGYPYGLKGEEISISARIASVADVFDALTTNRPYKNGWPIGQAVEYIRSQSGISFDPEIVEIFEENIVDLLRAKVEFTAHTQMNAKDTQNEEIIA, from the coding sequence ATGATCGTAGAAGATAGCCTGATAGATTTAAGACTGATCCAACATCATTTGGAAAAGGATTATGAAACGATCCTTGTTCAAGACTCGAACTTGGCGATCCAAATTGCACGAACACATCAGCCGGACTTGATTCTTATGGATATCATGATGCCTCAAATCGGAGGCGTGGAAGTTTGTCGCAAATTAAAAAACTATCCGCAGACGACGGATATTCCCGTAATCTTTATCACATCCATAGAAGATCCGAAAATGGAAACGCTGGGTTTCAAAATGGGTGCTGTCGATTTTTTTAAAAAACCGTTTAGCCCTCCCATATTCAGAGCAAGAATCAAGTCGCATCTAGAACTCAGTAGATTGTTGGAAATTAAATCTTCTCGTTTGGAAATCATTCGAAGATTGGTTGTCGCTTCGGAATACAGAGACAATGAAACCGGAAATCACATTCTGAGAATGAGTAAATATTGCCAAGTAATCGCGGATCATTACGGACTTTCCGCGGAAGAAGTGGAGGACATCTACAACGCATCTGCGATGCACGACGTAGGTAAAATCGGCATTCCGGATTCTATCCTAAGAAAAAACGGCCGATTGACGTCAGAAGAATTCGAGGTTATCAAGACACATCCTGCGATCGGAGCAAACATCATAGGAGAACACGAAACTGGTTTGCTCAAAGTTGCGAGAGAAATTTGTATCGGCCATCACGAAAAATGGGACGGCTCTGGTTATCCCTACGGACTCAAAGGGGAAGAAATCAGCATTTCCGCAAGGATCGCATCGGTCGCCGATGTCTTTGATGCATTGACCACCAACCGTCCGTATAAAAACGGATGGCCGATCGGACAAGCTGTGGAATACATCCGATCTCAGTCGGGAATTTCATTCGATCCGGAAATCGTAGAAATCTTCGAAGAAAATATTGTCGATCTATTGAGAGCAAAGGTTGAATTCACCGCTCACACTCAGATGAACGCGAAAGACACTCAAAACGAAGAAATCATCGCGTAA
- a CDS encoding thiazole synthase, whose amino-acid sequence MLNEFKEPADSLVIAGRTFHSRLFLGTGKFSSGQIMQNAIEASGTEVVTVALRRVDLESPEDDILTHIDRDRILLLANTSGARNAEEAVRLAILARELGAGDWVKLEVTPDPVYLLPDPIETLKAAKILVKEGFKVLPYINADPILCKHLEDAGCATVMPLGSPIGSNLGISTKTNLEIIISQSKIPVVVDAGLGLPSHAAEAMELGADAVLVNTAIAIAKDPVSIAKAFQLATIAGRMGRLYSGKGKKFTWEASASSPLTGFLNEEERNVHGTL is encoded by the coding sequence ATGTTAAACGAATTCAAAGAACCTGCGGATTCGCTCGTGATTGCAGGACGGACCTTTCACTCCAGGCTCTTTTTAGGAACCGGAAAGTTTTCTTCCGGACAGATCATGCAAAATGCGATCGAGGCTTCCGGAACCGAGGTCGTCACGGTTGCGTTACGAAGAGTGGATTTGGAATCTCCCGAAGACGATATTCTTACCCATATCGATCGGGATCGAATTCTTCTTCTCGCAAATACGAGCGGCGCACGAAACGCGGAGGAGGCCGTACGTTTAGCAATTCTTGCGAGAGAATTGGGAGCGGGAGATTGGGTGAAGTTAGAGGTCACACCGGATCCGGTGTATCTTCTTCCCGATCCGATAGAAACCCTGAAGGCCGCAAAGATTCTTGTCAAAGAAGGATTTAAGGTGCTACCCTACATCAACGCGGATCCGATTCTTTGTAAACATCTGGAAGACGCCGGTTGTGCAACTGTGATGCCCTTGGGTTCTCCGATCGGATCCAATTTGGGAATTTCCACAAAGACAAATCTCGAAATCATAATCTCTCAATCTAAAATCCCCGTCGTAGTGGACGCAGGCCTTGGACTTCCGTCCCACGCGGCGGAAGCGATGGAACTCGGCGCGGATGCCGTTCTTGTAAACACCGCGATCGCGATTGCAAAAGATCCGGTCTCCATTGCAAAGGCTTTTCAACTCGCAACGATCGCAGGAAGAATGGGACGTCTTTATTCCGGAAAGGGAAAAAAGTTTACCTGGGAAGCGTCGGCTTCGAGTCCGTTGACAGGTTTTTTAAACGAAGAAGAGAGAAATGTACACGGAACTCTTTGA
- the thiH gene encoding 2-iminoacetate synthase ThiH, with amino-acid sequence MYTELFDKTSFETGSQIIRSKTKEDVEIALHRASSAVSLDFDDYLSLVSPSASSYLEPMAFLSKEIKKERFGNIIQLFMPLYLSNECRSSCLYCGFSYENKIPRKTLTEEEIRKEAEVLQSKGIRHLVILTGEDFSKTNLNYILRAISVLREFFDSIAIEIYPLDTDDYRTVIDSGVEALIVYQETYDPEVYAENHYRGIKKNMRYRLEAPDRGGKAGFRRIGLGALLGLSDPLGEMFKLGEHAKYLMREYWQTSFQISLPRMRPAAGEFQKNLPVSDRDFVRYLFALRISFPDIGLVLSTRESAKLRDHLSFLGITSMSVESKTEPGGYSNSGALKQFEIEDDRPVSDLMASLRRSGLDPVFKDFDRALLFSKEIL; translated from the coding sequence ATGTACACGGAACTCTTTGATAAAACTTCCTTCGAGACCGGTTCACAAATCATCCGCTCCAAAACAAAGGAAGATGTGGAAATAGCTCTTCACAGGGCTTCTTCGGCTGTTTCTCTCGACTTCGACGATTATCTTTCTCTCGTTTCTCCCAGCGCTTCTTCCTATCTCGAGCCGATGGCTTTTCTTTCCAAGGAAATCAAAAAGGAACGATTCGGAAATATAATTCAACTTTTTATGCCGCTCTATCTTTCGAACGAGTGTCGTTCTTCTTGTCTCTATTGCGGATTCAGCTACGAGAATAAGATTCCGAGAAAAACTCTTACCGAAGAGGAAATACGAAAAGAGGCGGAGGTTCTTCAGTCGAAGGGGATTCGGCATCTCGTGATTCTTACAGGGGAAGATTTTAGTAAGACCAATTTGAACTATATCCTTCGAGCAATTTCGGTCTTAAGAGAATTCTTCGATTCGATCGCGATCGAAATCTATCCTCTGGATACGGACGACTACAGGACCGTGATCGATTCCGGAGTAGAGGCGCTGATCGTGTATCAGGAAACGTACGACCCGGAAGTGTATGCGGAAAATCATTACCGGGGAATCAAAAAAAATATGCGCTATCGTCTGGAAGCGCCGGACAGAGGAGGGAAGGCCGGTTTTAGAAGAATCGGGCTCGGCGCACTTTTGGGGCTTTCGGATCCTCTTGGTGAAATGTTTAAGCTTGGAGAACATGCAAAATATCTAATGAGAGAATATTGGCAAACTTCGTTTCAGATTTCTCTTCCGAGAATGCGACCTGCCGCAGGAGAATTTCAGAAAAATCTTCCGGTGAGCGATCGGGATTTTGTCCGTTATCTTTTTGCGCTTCGTATTTCGTTTCCGGATATCGGACTGGTTCTTTCCACAAGAGAATCCGCCAAGCTGAGAGATCATCTTTCTTTTCTTGGAATTACGAGTATGTCCGTGGAATCAAAAACGGAACCGGGCGGCTATTCCAATTCCGGAGCGCTGAAACAATTCGAGATCGAAGACGATCGTCCCGTCTCGGATCTTATGGCTTCCCTCAGGAGATCGGGTTTGGATCCGGTCTTTAAGGATTTTGATCGAGCCTTGTTATTCTCGAAAGAAATTCTCTGA
- a CDS encoding Cys-rich protein, whose product MKYLFLMILSFFLLAQSVPAQSPVCSEVCGFYSGCVEQNAPRKLSADEKTKVKAGCLNSCKKHSQAVAACFENHKNQCKPFNDCIVNAYNANKK is encoded by the coding sequence TTGAAATATCTCTTTCTAATGATTCTTTCTTTCTTCCTTCTGGCTCAGTCTGTGCCAGCTCAATCCCCGGTCTGCAGTGAAGTCTGTGGATTTTATTCAGGATGTGTGGAGCAGAACGCTCCGAGAAAGTTAAGCGCGGATGAAAAAACAAAAGTAAAAGCCGGATGTTTGAATTCATGCAAAAAACACTCGCAAGCGGTTGCGGCTTGTTTCGAAAACCACAAAAATCAGTGCAAACCGTTTAACGACTGTATTGTGAACGCGTACAACGCCAATAAAAAATAG
- the glnA gene encoding type I glutamate--ammonia ligase, whose translation MSRTPSEVIAYAKANNVLFYDFRFTDIKGAWHHVSYHTVAITEDSFKGLPFDGSSIPAWQPIDRSDMQLIPDTDAIFLDPFTADPTLVVFCDVFDIYKGALYEKCPRSIAKKALKYLESSGLADTAYFGPENEFFIFDSIKVRDAINVQYYEIDSSEGIWNSHTDFPGATNTGHRPGTKGGYFPVAPVDSQVDLRAAIVKTLHQIGMETFVVHHEVAQGQGEIGVKFGTLIEAADNVQKLKYVVKMVAHQHGKTATFMPKPLYGDNGNGMHCHQSIWKNGVNLFAGKGYQNLSDTAMNYIGGVLTHAKACAAFTNASTNSYKRLLPGFEAPSILAYSAQNRSASCRIPFVNGDKARRVEFRFPDSSANPYLAFAAMLMAGIDGVQKKIDPGPPREEDLFELSLDEIREKGIQQMPHTLREAVENMLLDRDFLKKGDVFTEDFIQTYKAYKFETEIWPWEGRPHPFEFLTTYSC comes from the coding sequence ATGTCCAGAACACCTAGTGAAGTTATCGCATACGCCAAGGCGAATAACGTTCTTTTCTACGATTTCCGTTTTACGGATATCAAAGGAGCTTGGCACCACGTATCTTATCACACCGTTGCCATCACTGAAGATTCCTTTAAGGGTCTTCCTTTCGACGGAAGTTCCATCCCTGCATGGCAACCGATCGATCGATCCGATATGCAATTGATTCCCGATACGGACGCGATCTTCTTAGATCCTTTCACTGCGGATCCGACTCTCGTAGTATTCTGCGACGTTTTCGATATCTACAAAGGCGCTCTTTATGAAAAATGTCCTCGTTCCATCGCGAAAAAAGCTCTGAAATATCTCGAGTCTTCCGGACTTGCGGATACCGCTTACTTCGGTCCTGAAAACGAATTCTTTATCTTTGACAGCATCAAAGTAAGAGACGCGATCAACGTTCAATACTATGAAATTGATTCTTCCGAAGGAATTTGGAATTCTCATACCGATTTCCCGGGTGCGACCAACACGGGTCACCGTCCTGGAACGAAAGGCGGTTACTTCCCGGTAGCTCCTGTGGATTCTCAAGTGGATTTGAGAGCGGCGATCGTGAAGACGCTTCACCAAATCGGAATGGAAACGTTTGTGGTTCACCACGAGGTGGCGCAAGGTCAGGGTGAAATCGGAGTGAAATTCGGTACTCTGATCGAAGCGGCGGATAACGTTCAAAAACTGAAATACGTCGTGAAGATGGTTGCTCACCAACACGGGAAGACCGCAACCTTTATGCCGAAGCCTCTTTACGGAGACAACGGAAACGGGATGCACTGCCACCAGTCCATCTGGAAAAACGGTGTGAACCTTTTCGCCGGAAAGGGATATCAGAATCTGAGCGACACTGCGATGAACTACATCGGCGGTGTTTTGACTCACGCAAAAGCCTGTGCGGCGTTCACAAACGCTTCCACAAATTCTTATAAGAGACTTCTTCCAGGTTTCGAAGCTCCTTCGATTCTGGCGTATTCCGCTCAGAACCGTTCCGCTTCTTGTAGAATTCCTTTCGTAAACGGGGACAAAGCAAGAAGAGTGGAGTTCCGTTTCCCAGATTCTTCCGCAAATCCGTATCTAGCTTTCGCGGCTATGTTGATGGCGGGGATCGACGGGGTTCAGAAGAAGATCGATCCGGGTCCACCTCGGGAAGAAGACCTTTTCGAATTGTCTCTGGATGAAATCCGCGAAAAAGGAATTCAGCAGATGCCTCACACTTTGAGAGAAGCGGTTGAGAATATGCTTTTGGACAGAGACTTCCTCAAAAAGGGAGACGTTTTTACCGAGGATTTTATCCAGACTTACAAAGCGTATAAGTTTGAAACTGAGATTTGGCCTTGGGAAGGAAGACCTCACCCATTCGAATTTCTTACCACTTATTCTTGCTAA
- a CDS encoding protein-disulfide reductase DsbD family protein, translating to MILGFLSFFLFTLSLSAEDLSVSWFEEIQKSVSSGVSSGGFEWSTGFVLIAGGILASLLPCVYPLYPITVGIVRARGEGSPKILHPTVYYLGLVAVYWCFGLIAGFSGGAFNVILRYPFTNLALSVLIFLLALASLDLIHLPFFQSKEVNTGEGCKGTFLLGMGAGLLSSPCVGPVVVAILLQITAGSGAISIGSILLASFKMFLFGVGLGFPFLMIGVFGLSLPKSGKWMRWIQWVLGFFVLYFSYTYFQKALSGWGVIDRSIPVAGLGILILLVCLYFFLPEDWDKYKRTKKALFLGGVVLSATGLVILLSGGLGGTNAAGVSETETKGNLTWFRLPQKAYSEGKDSGKKVFIDFYADWCTNCKAFEELTLSDSPLNEALQGAVLLKIKENDPIFETYARDPRFEELKIGLPFFVILDAEGKLLYKNTDYLDTKTMIETLKNHP from the coding sequence CTGATCTTGGGCTTCCTGTCTTTTTTTCTCTTTACGTTGTCTCTTTCGGCCGAAGATCTCTCCGTTTCCTGGTTTGAAGAGATTCAAAAGTCCGTTTCCTCCGGAGTCTCGAGCGGAGGATTTGAATGGTCCACCGGCTTTGTCCTCATTGCGGGGGGGATTCTCGCGAGTCTTCTTCCTTGCGTGTATCCTCTTTATCCGATTACGGTAGGAATTGTAAGGGCAAGAGGAGAAGGCTCCCCGAAGATCCTTCATCCGACAGTCTACTATTTGGGGCTTGTCGCAGTTTATTGGTGTTTCGGTTTGATTGCGGGTTTTTCGGGAGGAGCGTTTAACGTGATTCTCCGCTATCCCTTTACAAACCTCGCACTTTCCGTTCTTATTTTTCTCCTCGCTCTTGCCTCCTTAGATTTGATTCATCTTCCTTTTTTTCAGTCCAAAGAAGTCAATACCGGCGAGGGTTGTAAGGGAACCTTTCTCTTAGGAATGGGAGCGGGACTTCTTTCTTCTCCTTGTGTGGGTCCCGTTGTCGTCGCAATTCTTCTTCAGATCACGGCGGGTTCGGGGGCGATTTCGATCGGTTCCATTCTTCTTGCATCGTTTAAGATGTTCCTTTTTGGGGTCGGATTGGGTTTTCCATTTTTGATGATCGGAGTTTTCGGTCTCAGTCTTCCGAAGTCCGGAAAGTGGATGCGCTGGATCCAATGGGTTCTTGGCTTTTTCGTATTATATTTTTCTTATACATATTTTCAAAAGGCTCTTTCCGGCTGGGGAGTTATCGATCGTTCGATTCCTGTTGCGGGCCTGGGAATTTTGATTCTTCTTGTTTGCCTTTACTTTTTTCTTCCGGAAGATTGGGATAAATATAAGAGAACGAAAAAGGCCCTTTTCTTAGGCGGAGTCGTTTTGTCTGCGACAGGGCTCGTGATTCTTCTTTCCGGAGGTTTGGGAGGAACGAATGCCGCCGGTGTTTCGGAGACCGAGACAAAAGGAAATCTAACCTGGTTTCGACTTCCTCAGAAAGCCTATTCGGAAGGAAAGGATTCCGGTAAAAAAGTATTCATCGATTTCTACGCAGACTGGTGTACGAATTGTAAAGCATTTGAGGAATTGACACTTTCCGATTCTCCCTTGAACGAGGCATTGCAGGGTGCGGTCCTCTTGAAGATCAAAGAGAACGATCCTATTTTTGAAACTTATGCAAGAGATCCGCGTTTCGAAGAATTGAAGATCGGTCTTCCCTTCTTTGTAATCCTGGACGCAGAAGGTAAACTTTTGTATAAGAATACGGATTACCTGGATACAAAAACCATGATAGAAACTCTAAAGAATCATCCTTAG
- a CDS encoding prolipoprotein diacylglyceryl transferase yields MIDRIPVPFLKQFFNWDGPSTFSILMMLGFLAASYLLPKELKRRNLEPEHSDWLLLLGILGTLVGAKIFFIFEIWDQIFVETPGFDGRFLYPLTHWYGFPGRMALWDNLFSGSGLVFYGGFLFGILFISLYMKYFRLDVASYLDAAVPSMAIGYAIGRLGCWVSGDGCYGFATDLRIPLLVFDYHGAHPSGVPVWNTPLIESIVSFVFFVYFQFWAKEQGFRKFSIGAQYLILHGFARLMVEFLRVNKAVFPFIDPPPLVNIPNAEQNPEFLSQYYWHGFSQSQWVSIAIIAVGVFFFVKWKLWEKEATV; encoded by the coding sequence ATGATCGATAGAATTCCTGTGCCCTTTCTCAAACAATTCTTCAATTGGGATGGACCTTCCACATTTAGCATTCTCATGATGCTCGGTTTTTTAGCCGCATCCTATCTTCTTCCGAAAGAATTAAAAAGAAGAAACCTAGAACCGGAACATTCCGATTGGCTTCTTCTTTTGGGAATCTTAGGAACTCTGGTCGGCGCTAAGATCTTTTTTATTTTCGAGATCTGGGATCAGATCTTTGTGGAGACTCCCGGCTTTGACGGAAGATTTCTCTATCCCCTGACTCATTGGTACGGTTTTCCGGGAAGAATGGCGCTCTGGGATAATTTATTTTCAGGAAGTGGGCTCGTATTTTACGGAGGATTTCTTTTCGGAATTCTTTTTATCTCCCTCTACATGAAATACTTCCGCCTCGACGTCGCTTCTTACTTGGACGCCGCGGTTCCGAGTATGGCGATCGGTTATGCGATCGGAAGATTGGGTTGTTGGGTTTCGGGTGACGGATGTTACGGTTTTGCGACCGATCTACGAATTCCTCTTTTGGTTTTCGATTATCACGGCGCTCACCCTTCCGGAGTTCCGGTTTGGAACACTCCTCTCATCGAATCGATTGTCTCTTTCGTATTCTTCGTCTACTTTCAATTTTGGGCAAAGGAACAAGGTTTTCGAAAATTCTCCATCGGAGCTCAGTATTTGATCCTTCACGGATTTGCAAGACTCATGGTGGAATTTTTGAGAGTCAACAAGGCCGTGTTTCCGTTTATCGATCCTCCGCCGTTAGTCAACATTCCGAACGCTGAGCAGAATCCGGAATTTTTAAGTCAATATTACTGGCACGGTTTTTCCCAGTCTCAGTGGGTTTCGATCGCGATCATCGCCGTGGGAGTTTTCTTCTTCGTAAAATGGAAACTCTGGGAGAAAGAAGCAACGGTTTGA
- a CDS encoding M23 family metallopeptidase — protein MTSPAKFDLKLTHSERLQVRILKFKNWFRKFKESGSKKISFLLVPHSHENVIRIELNVFMAWFLGILLGSILALAFVFLSYLNFFYRPDEDLFQKSDENVSQYLYYDMLLQDAKKEIRGLERKTEQLNLVAWDEVPWKRILTYEVIPEFRLKKEIPDSETNLELYKNTVEGFAAQNIELFRIRQAFENAFDYLEERESILYALPRGRPLKPGVGFVSSTFGGRVDPFGLVVLGEHHSGVDFASSEGTPIYATAPGIVVESGQSSGGLGKNIRINHLNGIFTVYGHCSQILVEKNQVVKRGDLIGLVGSTGKATGPHVHYEVHMGQDPPLDPAEFINIE, from the coding sequence ATGACAAGCCCGGCAAAGTTCGATCTCAAATTAACGCATTCGGAGCGTTTGCAGGTCAGAATTCTCAAATTCAAAAATTGGTTTCGTAAATTCAAAGAGAGCGGGTCCAAAAAGATCTCCTTTTTACTCGTTCCACACAGTCACGAGAACGTAATTCGGATCGAACTGAACGTTTTTATGGCTTGGTTCCTTGGAATCCTCTTAGGATCGATTCTCGCGCTCGCATTCGTATTTCTTTCTTATCTCAACTTCTTCTATCGACCCGACGAGGACCTTTTTCAGAAAAGCGACGAGAACGTAAGTCAATATCTTTACTATGATATGCTCCTCCAAGACGCCAAAAAAGAGATTCGAGGTCTGGAAAGAAAAACCGAGCAGTTGAACCTCGTGGCTTGGGACGAGGTTCCTTGGAAACGAATTCTCACCTACGAAGTGATTCCCGAGTTTCGGCTCAAAAAAGAGATCCCCGATTCCGAAACCAATCTGGAACTCTATAAGAATACGGTGGAAGGCTTTGCCGCTCAGAACATTGAGCTCTTCCGAATTCGTCAGGCGTTTGAAAACGCATTTGATTATCTCGAAGAAAGAGAATCCATTCTTTACGCGTTGCCTAGGGGTCGTCCCCTCAAACCGGGAGTCGGATTTGTTTCCTCTACGTTCGGTGGAAGGGTCGATCCTTTCGGTCTCGTCGTCTTAGGAGAGCATCACTCGGGTGTGGACTTCGCTTCTTCCGAGGGAACTCCCATCTATGCGACGGCTCCGGGAATCGTAGTAGAATCCGGACAATCCTCCGGAGGATTGGGAAAGAACATTCGGATCAATCACTTAAACGGAATCTTTACCGTCTACGGTCACTGTTCTCAGATTCTCGTAGAAAAGAATCAGGTCGTAAAACGAGGAGATCTCATCGGTCTCGTCGGCTCGACTGGAAAGGCGACGGGACCTCACGTTCACTACGAGGTTCACATGGGACAAGATCCGCCTCTGGATCCGGCGGAATTCATCAACATCGAGTGA
- the pcnB gene encoding polynucleotide adenylyltransferase PcnB, with protein MKFLSNLFKKKIGSVEDILSHPDGKRYYRDAHLIRKNMIDEDAVKIIHRLNKFGFKAYIVGGGVRDLLLGRKPKDFDVVTNATPNQIKKIFNNCRIIGRRFKIVHILFRGKVIEVSTFRSLPDYRLGKAVEDQDYLIKRDNKFGTPQEDAARRDFTINSLYYDVRNDSIIDYVGGFEDIQNKVLRVIGDPDISFREDPVRMLRAVKFAEILGLTIEKATAKAIRKHKIELEKASSSRMLEEYNKIFRTWKTSLIFQGMAEHGLLEVLFKEAFEKERKKNSNFGEKFLETNIGKRLAIADKLLTEREEMTPHIFYSLIFSDLAREALTKENMHLVPAIKTSLDPIFNRLETPKKDKDRLIKIFASQQRFLSTEDEKSSQNNFFRMKDYFYDAFMVFKIGAIAENDEQSIQSAFFWEISVRKRPIPVKKFHEGRGGGGGNQNQGGPDRPGPRPNKNRNRNFRNKNRGGEDGGQRGERGNRKEEISNGESGNSKSESDDSRGNNAANFPGEES; from the coding sequence ATGAAATTCCTGTCCAATCTGTTCAAGAAAAAAATAGGATCAGTTGAGGATATTCTCTCTCACCCGGATGGCAAGCGCTATTATCGGGATGCCCATCTGATCCGCAAAAACATGATAGATGAGGACGCGGTCAAGATCATTCATAGGCTGAATAAATTTGGCTTTAAGGCTTATATCGTTGGAGGAGGGGTCCGAGACCTTCTCCTGGGAAGAAAGCCTAAAGACTTCGACGTAGTCACGAACGCAACTCCGAACCAGATAAAAAAAATCTTCAACAACTGTAGAATCATCGGAAGAAGATTCAAAATTGTGCATATTCTTTTTCGCGGAAAAGTGATCGAAGTCAGTACGTTTCGTTCTCTGCCGGATTACCGGTTGGGAAAAGCCGTGGAAGATCAAGATTACCTCATCAAGAGAGACAACAAGTTCGGCACACCTCAGGAAGATGCCGCTCGCAGAGACTTTACAATCAATTCTTTATATTATGACGTTCGAAATGATTCCATCATCGATTACGTCGGCGGATTTGAAGACATTCAGAATAAGGTATTGCGAGTTATCGGAGACCCGGATATTTCGTTTCGGGAAGATCCTGTCAGAATGCTTCGCGCCGTAAAGTTCGCGGAGATTCTTGGTTTAACAATTGAAAAAGCGACCGCAAAAGCGATTCGCAAACACAAGATCGAATTGGAAAAAGCTTCCAGCTCCCGAATGTTGGAAGAATACAATAAGATCTTCCGCACTTGGAAAACTTCTCTGATCTTTCAGGGAATGGCGGAGCACGGACTTCTGGAAGTTCTTTTCAAAGAAGCATTTGAGAAAGAGCGTAAGAAGAATTCTAATTTTGGCGAAAAGTTTTTAGAAACCAATATCGGAAAACGCCTCGCGATCGCGGACAAACTTCTCACGGAAAGAGAGGAGATGACTCCCCATATTTTCTATTCTCTGATTTTTTCGGATCTCGCGAGAGAAGCTTTGACGAAAGAGAATATGCATTTGGTTCCTGCGATTAAAACGAGCTTGGATCCGATTTTCAATCGACTCGAAACTCCTAAAAAAGACAAGGATCGATTGATTAAGATTTTTGCGAGTCAGCAGAGATTCCTTAGCACGGAAGACGAAAAATCGTCTCAGAATAATTTCTTCCGGATGAAGGATTACTTTTACGATGCCTTTATGGTTTTTAAAATCGGAGCCATCGCCGAGAACGACGAACAATCGATTCAGAGCGCTTTCTTCTGGGAAATTTCCGTAAGAAAGAGACCGATTCCAGTGAAAAAATTTCACGAAGGAAGAGGTGGCGGCGGTGGAAATCAAAACCAAGGCGGCCCAGACAGACCCGGTCCGCGTCCGAATAAAAATCGAAACAGGAATTTTCGGAATAAAAACAGAGGAGGAGAAGACGGAGGACAAAGAGGAGAACGCGGAAACCGAAAGGAAGAAATTTCAAACGGTGAAAGTGGAAACTCTAAAAGCGAATCCGACGATTCTCGCGGAAACAACGCCGCAAATTTTCCCGGAGAAGAATCTTAA